The Candidatus Auribacterota bacterium genome window below encodes:
- a CDS encoding glycosyltransferase family 39 protein: protein MTSRTEKLLLLLLFVAAFTIRFYYHRDTLALSPQQPDGFYYHRLAENVLRGRGYSILWPTGHRYDLFRPPGYPLFLAGIYSILGFNYGAVNLVQIALSSATVILLFFLTFRIFCRRAAWGAACIAAFYWRSVLWSGTYRAETIFIFFLMLSLYFLVADSRRGSFAPTAVSALFLGISYLIRPNIIGAAPWLVLWLWTNRAQSLVKRTAAATLFTCAFIITITPWPCYNLFARHIRPNDSLTTTMGAVNMWMAHTPSMGDEVDNRGFEKVNLLRYNNYSLSESEWIDLLKRQTKQFITETPLHNLKMALLRFKKHWLAAGVMDGEGTIYPDSGRNRYGILYFYERFWKPETYMRDNVWVTMEFKKRLMARGIWIPLLTFEGVFDIFAFGFIASLILARGRLLRLLATLWRKSSLLIIFTAGYSLFSLLGHSHHRLRFPLEWILIIYAGWGIGSIIDLISPLRDRDEERQVPPPSHCPLILMVTLIVALSFLITIRHAIGKYSEQIRVICQAPSQEKGAQAFFAASAPNEYRRQRGDIRFHDVWQYQMAHLGDIGGYRGTIVCWTGEATYIRELPLEELQDEPPPYREAWKLAGPRDTHPLFIRFVVGSYDHPSKLGEGEVLIICDRQSAQGLQDGDRVSVLAEISGADESGMGYIIAFGRSIYRWKTPAAHWQTAALSPPHPPRPELQCVRGPSKIHQNLGPLHVKRIGNLAQACSLERLPQF, encoded by the coding sequence ATGACCTCACGGACCGAGAAACTTCTACTGCTCCTACTTTTCGTCGCAGCCTTCACCATACGCTTTTACTACCATCGCGACACGCTTGCCCTTTCCCCCCAGCAGCCCGACGGCTTTTACTACCACCGCCTCGCGGAGAACGTCCTCAGGGGGCGCGGCTACTCCATACTCTGGCCCACCGGCCACCGGTATGATCTCTTCAGGCCTCCGGGCTATCCGCTCTTTCTCGCCGGCATTTACTCGATTCTCGGTTTCAACTATGGCGCCGTCAACCTCGTTCAGATAGCCCTCTCCTCAGCTACGGTGATACTGCTCTTCTTCCTCACTTTTCGCATCTTCTGCAGAAGGGCGGCGTGGGGCGCTGCATGCATCGCCGCCTTCTACTGGAGATCGGTACTCTGGTCGGGAACATATCGCGCGGAGACCATCTTCATCTTTTTCCTGATGCTCTCCCTCTATTTTCTCGTCGCGGATTCTCGCAGAGGGAGCTTCGCGCCCACGGCCGTGAGCGCCCTCTTCCTCGGCATCTCCTACCTCATCAGGCCGAATATCATCGGCGCGGCGCCGTGGCTCGTACTCTGGCTCTGGACCAACCGCGCTCAATCCCTCGTGAAGCGTACCGCCGCGGCCACGCTCTTCACCTGCGCCTTCATCATAACTATTACCCCATGGCCCTGCTACAACCTTTTCGCACGGCATATCAGACCGAACGACTCGCTCACCACGACGATGGGGGCCGTCAACATGTGGATGGCGCATACCCCCTCGATGGGAGACGAGGTGGACAACCGGGGATTTGAGAAGGTAAACCTCCTCCGCTACAATAACTACTCCCTCAGCGAAAGCGAATGGATCGACCTTCTGAAAAGGCAAACGAAACAATTCATTACGGAAACACCGTTGCATAATCTCAAAATGGCACTCCTGAGATTCAAGAAACACTGGCTCGCGGCAGGCGTCATGGACGGTGAGGGAACGATCTATCCCGATAGCGGCAGGAACCGCTACGGCATCCTCTACTTCTATGAGAGATTCTGGAAGCCGGAGACATACATGAGGGATAATGTCTGGGTCACTATGGAATTCAAGAAGAGGCTCATGGCGCGGGGCATATGGATCCCCCTCCTTACCTTCGAGGGCGTATTCGATATCTTTGCCTTTGGATTCATCGCCTCCCTCATACTCGCGCGAGGCCGCCTCCTCCGGCTCCTCGCAACCCTTTGGCGAAAGAGCTCCCTGCTCATCATTTTCACCGCAGGTTATTCTCTCTTCAGCCTGCTCGGCCACTCCCATCATCGCCTGCGGTTCCCGCTCGAGTGGATTCTGATCATCTACGCCGGCTGGGGGATTGGAAGTATCATCGATCTCATCTCCCCTCTCAGAGACAGGGATGAAGAGAGACAGGTGCCTCCCCCATCCCATTGCCCGCTGATCCTCATGGTTACCCTGATAGTCGCTCTGTCGTTCCTTATCACGATACGCCATGCCATCGGGAAATACAGTGAACAGATACGGGTAATCTGCCAGGCTCCGTCTCAGGAGAAGGGAGCGCAGGCGTTCTTTGCCGCGAGCGCTCCAAACGAATACAGGAGACAGAGAGGGGATATTCGCTTCCACGATGTATGGCAGTATCAGATGGCGCATCTGGGAGATATCGGAGGCTATCGCGGCACAATCGTCTGCTGGACGGGAGAGGCAACCTATATCCGGGAGCTGCCTCTCGAAGAGCTCCAGGATGAGCCGCCTCCCTACAGGGAAGCCTGGAAGCTCGCGGGCCCTCGCGACACGCACCCTCTCTTTATCAGATTTGTGGTCGGATCCTACGACCACCCATCAAAGTTGGGTGAGGGGGAGGTGCTTATCATCTGCGACAGGCAATCAGCACAGGGGTTACAGGATGGAGACAGGGTGAGTGTTCTGGCCGAGATATCAGGAGCGGATGAGTCCGGCATGGGATACATCATCGCATTCGGCCGCTCGATCTACCGTTGGAAGACCCCGGCAGCTCACTGGCAAACTGCCGCACTATCTCCCCCCCACCCACCGCGGCCGGAATTGCAGTGCGTGCGAGGGCCCTCAAAAATTCACCAGAACCTTGGTCCCCTCCATGTCAAACGCATAGGGAATCTCGCGCAGGCCTGCTCCCTGGAGCGCCTTCCTCAGTTTTGA
- a CDS encoding glycosyltransferase family 39 protein, producing MTNTPLCDNGVDNRARVSLLLAGILALGVLLRMLTLPASFVWLDEANSILGASQGLPGLIHFMRTQENGPPLFQIILHCWIRLWGDRDVVCAMLPLIFSSLTPLLLFFLSRDLFGTRAGLWAVFLSSVNTVSIEEATNIRHNSLLELLTVLSFLFYFRMLKLRRAFWPYLLVCVLGIYTHYYFAFVIISQLLLSAIFFRKRLLLSCGSLCLVGIVFAPWIPFLLSQLGNGANSWLPVVSDLRVLGRFLYEAFIEDSGMFAQRDIPLIKHHGISFLLALPLFCIAFTTIVRGMRSPLEERKRVYALIVAYIASVWVPIVISMAKPIYAPHRYDIIGLPMIILFFSWVFSRVNTRSLTLLVASYYLINAMAFLLRDPAPHTYHDKENASRLASIMKPDDVLVFIGQGKLGTEYYLKHYGITIKDSFVFPLQVAEHPCWIDRDRLWMNAGKLGEEAHSIAEAVQHAAISRIFLFNPGQEWFPKALSKQMLQQMDSRFGHETTLPLNGFYYDEIRVYTVIPSS from the coding sequence ATGACGAATACCCCGCTCTGCGACAATGGAGTGGACAATCGAGCAAGGGTTTCCTTGCTCCTCGCCGGTATCCTTGCCCTGGGGGTATTGCTCAGGATGCTAACTTTGCCGGCGTCCTTTGTCTGGCTGGATGAGGCAAACTCGATATTGGGGGCTTCTCAGGGGCTGCCGGGGCTCATCCATTTTATGCGGACCCAGGAAAACGGCCCTCCTCTCTTTCAGATAATCCTCCACTGCTGGATACGCCTGTGGGGAGACCGGGATGTTGTCTGTGCGATGTTGCCGCTCATCTTTTCTTCCCTGACCCCGCTCCTCCTCTTTTTCCTCTCGCGCGACCTTTTCGGGACGCGTGCGGGGCTCTGGGCGGTATTTCTCTCAAGTGTCAACACGGTAAGCATTGAAGAGGCGACGAATATCCGCCACAACAGCCTCCTGGAGCTTCTCACCGTCCTCTCATTCCTGTTCTATTTCAGGATGCTTAAGCTGAGGAGGGCATTCTGGCCGTATCTCCTGGTCTGCGTGCTGGGAATATACACCCACTACTATTTTGCCTTTGTGATTATTTCGCAGCTTCTCCTGAGTGCCATCTTTTTCAGGAAAAGACTGTTGCTTTCATGCGGGAGCCTTTGTCTCGTGGGCATCGTTTTTGCGCCTTGGATCCCATTCCTCCTGTCCCAGCTCGGTAACGGGGCCAATAGCTGGTTGCCGGTGGTCAGCGATCTTCGGGTGCTCGGAAGATTCCTCTATGAGGCGTTCATCGAGGATTCCGGCATGTTCGCGCAGCGGGATATCCCATTGATTAAGCATCACGGAATTTCATTTTTATTGGCGCTACCGCTGTTCTGCATTGCATTCACGACTATTGTTCGGGGCATGCGATCACCGCTTGAAGAGCGGAAGAGGGTATACGCACTCATTGTGGCCTACATTGCATCGGTGTGGGTGCCGATTGTCATTTCGATGGCCAAACCGATTTATGCCCCGCACAGGTATGACATTATCGGACTTCCCATGATCATCTTGTTCTTTTCATGGGTATTCTCAAGGGTAAACACCAGGTCGCTCACTCTCCTGGTTGCCAGCTATTATCTTATCAACGCTATGGCATTTCTGCTGAGAGACCCGGCCCCTCATACATACCACGACAAGGAAAACGCTAGCCGACTGGCGAGCATCATGAAGCCGGACGATGTTCTGGTATTCATCGGTCAGGGAAAGCTGGGGACAGAATATTATCTGAAGCACTACGGCATAACGATCAAGGATAGCTTTGTATTCCCTCTTCAGGTGGCGGAGCACCCCTGCTGGATAGATCGAGATAGGCTATGGATGAATGCGGGCAAACTTGGTGAAGAAGCACATTCTATAGCTGAGGCGGTTCAGCATGCGGCGATCTCCAGGATCTTTCTTTTTAACCCTGGACAAGAGTGGTTCCCAAAGGCGCTTTCCAAACAGATGCTGCAGCAGATGGACAGCAGGTTCGGACATGAGACCACGCTGCCCCTGAATGGTTTTTATTACGACGAGATTCGCGTGTATACGGTAATACCGAGTTCGTGA
- a CDS encoding glycosyltransferase family 2 protein, whose translation MCADNSIFNKQGNRIICILPAFNEEGKIGEAARGFLSVEEIDEVVVVNDGSTDGTLAEIEGTGATIINKERPPGVGTRVRTGAAYRTGIEYAIKNGFDIIVTASGNNKDHPDETHRLLRPIIEKDYDYVQGSRYLPGGDPGKLPLHRVICTRLYPYLIRLMLGFPATEGTNGFRAFKTSLFNNTRINLRQDWLDGVELEYYLYVQVIRLGYRMTEVPVSKTYQTVRMKDYRSYTKAKPWQLFNNLKPIFYLTLGIKE comes from the coding sequence ATGTGCGCCGACAATTCCATTTTTAACAAACAGGGTAACAGGATCATCTGCATTCTGCCTGCCTTCAACGAGGAAGGAAAAATCGGAGAGGCGGCGCGCGGATTCCTTTCAGTGGAGGAGATCGACGAAGTTGTGGTCGTGAACGACGGCTCGACCGACGGCACCCTCGCAGAGATAGAGGGCACCGGCGCGACCATCATCAATAAGGAGCGCCCACCGGGCGTGGGCACCAGGGTGAGGACGGGCGCAGCCTACAGGACCGGGATCGAATATGCTATCAAAAACGGTTTCGATATTATCGTCACGGCTTCAGGAAACAACAAAGACCACCCTGATGAGACACACCGCCTGCTGCGTCCGATCATCGAGAAAGATTATGACTACGTGCAGGGATCGCGCTACCTACCCGGCGGCGATCCGGGGAAACTCCCCCTCCACCGGGTCATCTGCACAAGGCTGTACCCCTACCTCATCCGCCTCATGCTCGGCTTCCCGGCCACGGAGGGGACCAACGGATTCAGGGCGTTCAAAACATCCCTCTTCAACAACACGAGGATCAATCTCCGGCAGGACTGGCTCGATGGCGTGGAACTCGAGTATTACCTCTACGTTCAGGTCATCAGGCTCGGCTACAGGATGACCGAGGTTCCCGTCTCGAAGACGTACCAAACGGTCAGGATGAAGGATTACCGCTCCTACACCAAGGCGAAGCCCTGGCAGCTCTTCAACAACCTGAAGCCGATCTTTTATCTCACCCTGGGGATAAAGGAATAG
- a CDS encoding transaldolase, whose translation MAIFIDSSNIAEIEEIVRWGIISGATTNPKIFSQDGIRGEIKTVITRIVKLVKGPVSVELTEEGYDAMVAQAKKFASWDKEHIVIKVPIGEDALSVVHELEHQSGIKTNVTCMMSFNQAYLAALAGATYVSIFFGRIKDMGYDPQEVIASTREMIDDENLKAKIITGSIRHLMDVNEALLAGSHIVTVTPPILKKMLWNPSSAMTVAEFNTIWRDMKKKGQIR comes from the coding sequence ATGGCCATTTTTATCGATTCGTCCAACATCGCGGAGATTGAGGAGATAGTCCGTTGGGGGATTATCAGTGGCGCAACCACGAACCCAAAGATCTTCAGCCAGGATGGTATCCGCGGCGAGATCAAGACAGTGATCACGCGGATCGTGAAGCTGGTGAAGGGCCCGGTGAGTGTCGAACTCACGGAGGAGGGTTATGACGCGATGGTGGCGCAGGCCAAGAAATTCGCGTCGTGGGACAAAGAACACATCGTCATCAAGGTGCCTATCGGCGAGGATGCGCTGAGCGTTGTGCATGAGCTGGAGCATCAATCGGGAATTAAAACGAATGTCACCTGCATGATGTCGTTCAACCAGGCCTACCTCGCCGCGCTGGCCGGCGCGACGTACGTGAGCATCTTCTTCGGGCGGATCAAGGACATGGGCTACGACCCCCAAGAAGTCATCGCATCAACGCGTGAGATGATCGATGACGAGAACCTCAAGGCGAAAATCATCACAGGGAGCATCCGCCACCTCATGGATGTGAACGAGGCGCTTCTCGCGGGATCGCACATCGTCACGGTCACACCCCCGATTCTCAAGAAGATGCTCTGGAATCCATCGTCCGCAATGACGGTAGCCGAATTCAACACAATCTGGCGGGATATGAAAAAGAAGGGGCAGATCCGCTGA
- a CDS encoding HAD family hydrolase: MKKHRAVFLDRDGVLNRLVYQREIGIIDSPFSGRQFKLLPGVGKAVRRLNRAGLKVVVVSNQPGIAKGNFTTAAHREMTAKMARGLRRSGARLDGIYYCLHHPRAALRRYRIRCQCRKPRPGLLGRAARELNIELRRSFMVGDNLTDIEAGKAVGCTTVFIGNWKCDVCRFMKAKKRTPDHIVPDLPAASRLITKILAGTAG; this comes from the coding sequence ATGAAAAAGCACCGCGCGGTGTTCCTCGACAGGGATGGGGTGCTCAATCGTCTCGTGTACCAAAGGGAAATCGGCATTATTGATTCGCCCTTCTCTGGCCGACAATTCAAACTGCTGCCCGGAGTGGGAAAAGCGGTAAGAAGGCTCAACCGCGCCGGGCTCAAGGTAGTGGTGGTATCAAATCAACCAGGGATTGCTAAGGGTAACTTCACCACAGCGGCGCACAGGGAAATGACAGCGAAGATGGCGAGAGGGCTCCGACGCTCCGGCGCTCGCCTCGACGGGATCTACTACTGCCTCCACCATCCACGGGCGGCGCTCCGCCGCTACAGGATTCGCTGCCAATGCCGCAAACCGAGACCGGGGCTCTTGGGGAGAGCGGCGAGGGAACTGAATATCGAACTCCGTCGTTCGTTCATGGTGGGAGACAATCTCACCGATATCGAGGCGGGAAAGGCGGTCGGCTGCACAACGGTATTTATCGGAAACTGGAAGTGCGACGTGTGCAGGTTCATGAAAGCGAAGAAGCGCACGCCGGATCATATAGTTCCCGATCTTCCCGCTGCGTCAAGGCTCATCACAAAGATCCTCGCAGGAACCGCGGGGTGA
- a CDS encoding SIS domain-containing protein, translating into MSEQNPEQYAQQYLRETSRIAGDLDQTMIVRMIRMIRELRERSGRLFILGVGGSAANASHAVNDFRKIAGIEAYAPTDNVSELTAWTNDDGWERVFVNWLKGSRIEASDALLILSVGGGSEKASLNLVRAMEYARKVGTPILSIVSRDGGKAKELSDAALLIPVISDERVTPHAEGWQAVICHLIANCI; encoded by the coding sequence ATGAGCGAACAAAATCCTGAACAGTACGCGCAGCAGTATCTGCGTGAGACGAGCCGGATCGCGGGCGATCTCGACCAGACGATGATCGTCCGGATGATCCGGATGATCCGGGAGCTCCGGGAGAGGTCCGGCAGGCTCTTCATCCTCGGTGTCGGCGGAAGCGCCGCGAATGCCTCCCATGCGGTCAACGACTTCCGGAAGATCGCAGGCATCGAAGCATATGCCCCTACTGATAACGTCTCCGAGCTCACGGCATGGACTAACGACGACGGATGGGAGCGTGTATTCGTGAACTGGCTGAAGGGCTCCAGGATTGAGGCCAGCGATGCGCTGCTCATCCTCTCCGTGGGGGGCGGGTCAGAGAAGGCATCGCTCAATCTTGTGCGCGCCATGGAATACGCGAGAAAGGTTGGAACGCCGATCCTTTCCATTGTGAGCCGCGATGGCGGAAAGGCAAAGGAGCTGTCGGATGCAGCTCTCCTGATTCCCGTGATTTCAGACGAGCGGGTCACTCCGCATGCCGAGGGGTGGCAGGCAGTGATATGTCACCTCATCGCCAACTGTATATGA
- a CDS encoding nucleotidyltransferase family protein, with translation MKALLLAAGCGIRFGAQEATGIPKPMVRVAGKPLIERAIEHVREHGITQLYINLHYHPSAIQRYFGDGRRWGVEIHYSFEPELLGTGGAVKKLRGELDGTFLVYYADNLCSCDLTKMVFFHGEKRALATILVSERYDDLAGGVVGCDKEGRVVSFMEKPSATTSGERLENGGIYVLEPKIIDCIPGDRPCDFARDIFPELLRAGEALYCYRAEGYVRGIDTPERYRNLLEELRTGVLTVREKREEAAEQ, from the coding sequence GTGAAAGCACTGCTCCTCGCTGCGGGTTGTGGTATCAGATTCGGCGCCCAAGAAGCCACCGGGATCCCCAAGCCCATGGTGCGTGTGGCGGGGAAACCTCTGATCGAGCGCGCCATCGAGCATGTCAGGGAGCATGGCATAACTCAGTTATATATCAACCTTCACTATCATCCCTCGGCGATACAGAGATACTTCGGTGACGGGCGGCGCTGGGGCGTTGAGATTCATTACTCCTTTGAACCTGAACTCCTTGGAACAGGGGGGGCGGTGAAAAAACTCCGGGGCGAACTCGACGGCACTTTTTTAGTATACTATGCAGACAACCTGTGCTCGTGCGACCTGACGAAGATGGTTTTCTTCCATGGAGAGAAGCGGGCACTCGCGACGATACTCGTCTCCGAGAGATACGATGATCTTGCGGGAGGTGTTGTCGGCTGTGATAAGGAGGGGCGTGTTGTGAGTTTTATGGAGAAGCCGTCAGCCACAACCTCAGGGGAGCGTCTGGAGAATGGCGGCATCTACGTCCTCGAACCAAAAATTATTGACTGCATCCCCGGCGACAGACCGTGCGATTTCGCCCGGGATATCTTCCCCGAGCTCCTGCGGGCTGGAGAGGCGCTCTACTGCTACCGGGCGGAGGGCTACGTGCGGGGGATAGATACCCCCGAGCGGTACCGCAACCTTTTAGAGGAATTGCGCACCGGGGTGCTCACGGTGAGGGAAAAGCGAGAAGAGGCAGCAGAGCAATGA
- a CDS encoding NAD-dependent epimerase/dehydratase family protein — MSLPRVLVTGGAGFIGSHTVDALISAGHRVRILDNLQPRVHPRGMPHYVSPDVEFIKGDVRERCDWESALKGIDVVYHLAAYQDYMTDFGTFFHVNAVAPALLLELIVTKGYPVRKIIFASSQAVYGEGKYRCDSHGEFSPPPRPLAQLERGDWEMHCPVCNRVAAWQPTDEAAVSPHTSYAISKYASELTFINLGRRYGIPTVGLRYSITHGPRNSFYNAYSGICRIFSQRLMNGEAPVIFEDGTQKRDYIDVEDVVRANLLVLDEPRAEWEIFNVGGGSAVSVIDFASLLSRAMGKTIEPVIPGDFRFGDTRHTVSDISKLKPLGWKPRRSLEETVERYVEWLAGQNDVMGGFYRDADREMRCSKIIMKAHSA; from the coding sequence ATGAGCCTACCACGAGTCCTTGTCACAGGCGGGGCGGGCTTCATCGGCTCCCATACCGTCGATGCACTCATTTCAGCAGGCCACCGCGTGCGGATACTGGATAACCTCCAGCCGCGCGTGCATCCTAGAGGGATGCCACACTACGTATCGCCGGATGTCGAGTTTATCAAGGGAGATGTCCGCGAACGCTGCGACTGGGAGAGTGCCCTCAAGGGGATCGACGTCGTGTACCACCTCGCTGCCTACCAGGACTACATGACCGATTTCGGCACTTTCTTTCATGTGAATGCGGTCGCTCCGGCGCTTCTCCTCGAGCTCATTGTGACAAAAGGCTATCCTGTCAGGAAGATCATCTTCGCCTCCTCGCAAGCGGTGTACGGAGAAGGGAAGTACCGGTGTGACAGTCATGGTGAGTTCTCTCCCCCCCCGCGACCCCTCGCACAACTGGAGAGAGGAGACTGGGAGATGCACTGTCCTGTCTGCAATAGGGTGGCCGCGTGGCAACCCACCGATGAAGCTGCGGTCAGCCCACATACCTCCTACGCAATCTCGAAATACGCTTCCGAACTCACGTTCATCAACCTCGGCAGGCGCTACGGCATCCCCACCGTAGGCCTCCGCTATTCGATCACGCACGGCCCCCGCAACTCCTTTTACAACGCGTACTCAGGCATTTGCAGGATCTTTTCGCAGCGCCTCATGAACGGCGAGGCTCCGGTTATTTTCGAGGACGGCACGCAGAAGAGGGATTACATTGACGTAGAAGACGTTGTGCGTGCAAACCTGCTCGTGCTTGATGAGCCGCGGGCGGAGTGGGAAATCTTCAACGTGGGTGGAGGCAGCGCGGTGAGCGTGATCGATTTCGCCAGTCTCCTCTCTCGCGCGATGGGGAAAACAATTGAGCCTGTGATCCCGGGAGATTTCCGCTTCGGCGACACCCGGCACACGGTGTCCGACATATCCAAACTGAAGCCATTGGGCTGGAAACCGCGCCGCTCGCTTGAAGAGACAGTGGAGCGCTACGTCGAGTGGCTCGCCGGCCAGAATGATGTGATGGGGGGATTTTACCGGGATGCTGATCGAGAGATGAGGTGCAGCAAGATAATCATGAAGGCGCACTCTGCGTGA
- a CDS encoding radical SAM protein codes for MAKVLLVNPPMLTEQGNYLDGYQGVRPKLPPLGLAYIASMLEKHGHRVRIIEGMAQIISPEEIAQISESFDIVGISSITFLALLSHNVAKAVKKQNKKVPVVMGGPHASVVPEDVLRDENIDYLVIGEGEATFSELVESLAGKRNAGTIKGIGYRKDNGTRINELRPTEDNLDAIPLPARHLLPMHLYRSSEVRAKRHPALHMMSSRGCPYNCSFCSNKITHRCRLRLHSPERVVEEMTVLAKDFRAKEIHFWDDCFVFDKERVYEICRLIHKNRLTIPWECEATIPQVEPDLLKEMRHAGCFGVSYGIETGYAGGFKRINKSWLSCDEIRKAIVWTRQAGLRARGYFMFGFPQETLQEMEQTIRFAKELDLDFATFSLLVPLPGTEDYERAKKEGQFDPYYWRHTILSEISFPREPAYVPKGLDRDQLLQIHRRACREFYFRPKVLLKRLRDLRSATNLLGSLKGAMKLLWH; via the coding sequence ATGGCAAAGGTATTATTGGTCAATCCGCCGATGTTGACTGAGCAAGGGAATTATCTTGATGGATATCAAGGGGTAAGGCCTAAGTTACCTCCGCTTGGTCTGGCATATATCGCAAGTATGCTGGAGAAACATGGCCATCGCGTTCGCATTATTGAAGGAATGGCCCAGATTATTTCGCCTGAAGAAATAGCACAGATTTCGGAATCTTTTGATATTGTGGGAATCAGCTCAATCACTTTTTTGGCTCTTTTATCACACAATGTAGCCAAGGCGGTGAAAAAGCAAAATAAGAAAGTGCCTGTGGTTATGGGTGGTCCCCATGCGAGTGTTGTGCCTGAAGACGTACTCCGAGATGAAAATATTGATTATCTTGTTATCGGAGAAGGCGAGGCAACATTCTCTGAATTAGTGGAATCGCTTGCAGGAAAAAGGAATGCGGGAACTATCAAAGGCATCGGATATAGAAAAGACAATGGTACGCGTATCAATGAACTGCGGCCCACCGAAGATAATCTGGATGCGATTCCCCTCCCCGCGAGACATCTTCTCCCGATGCATTTATATAGGAGTAGTGAAGTTAGAGCTAAGCGGCATCCGGCGTTACATATGATGAGCAGCCGCGGTTGTCCTTATAATTGCAGTTTCTGTAGCAATAAGATTACGCATCGCTGTAGATTACGCTTGCATTCACCAGAGAGAGTTGTTGAAGAAATGACTGTTTTGGCTAAGGATTTCCGCGCAAAAGAGATACACTTCTGGGACGATTGTTTTGTCTTTGATAAAGAAAGGGTGTACGAGATTTGCCGGCTTATACACAAAAATAGACTAACAATCCCATGGGAATGCGAGGCAACTATACCGCAGGTGGAGCCGGATCTACTTAAAGAAATGCGCCACGCGGGATGTTTTGGTGTTTCTTATGGCATCGAGACGGGATACGCTGGGGGGTTTAAAAGGATTAACAAAAGCTGGCTAAGCTGTGACGAGATCAGAAAGGCAATAGTCTGGACTCGCCAAGCCGGTTTAAGAGCACGAGGATATTTTATGTTTGGTTTTCCTCAAGAGACCCTGCAGGAAATGGAACAGACTATTCGGTTCGCGAAAGAATTAGATTTGGATTTTGCTACTTTTTCACTGCTCGTGCCTTTGCCGGGAACAGAAGATTACGAACGAGCCAAAAAAGAAGGTCAGTTTGATCCTTACTACTGGAGGCATACCATACTATCGGAGATTAGTTTTCCGCGTGAACCGGCTTATGTGCCAAAAGGATTGGATAGAGATCAACTTTTACAGATTCATCGCAGGGCATGTCGGGAATTTTATTTTCGTCCAAAAGTATTGTTAAAAAGACTCCGTGACTTAAGGTCTGCAACCAATCTTCTAGGAAGTCTAAAAGGTGCCATGAAATTGCTTTGGCATTGA